Proteins encoded in a region of the Solanum dulcamara chromosome 9, daSolDulc1.2, whole genome shotgun sequence genome:
- the LOC129903487 gene encoding uncharacterized protein LOC129903487 — MEEGKARLKVTQVKWKFPPLGWCACNTDGASRGNPGRSAYGFCVRNAQGNLIYAQADENGDATNIEAEMVALPEALKYCKNQGLNNIIFQTDSQTSQKILTGDWKPPWNIAGWIEEVEEYKRDMDVIFKHTLREANKLADALANYALDEGPMHCYLFKDLTTKMRSILNSDKSQIPYLRIKKF; from the coding sequence ATGGAGGAAGGCAAGGCAAGATTGAAAGTAACACAAGTTAAATGGAAATTTCCTCCACTCGGTTGGTGTGCTTGCAACACAGATGGAGCTTCTAGAGGTAACCCAGGGAGGAGTGCTTATGGTTTTTGTGTGAGAAATGCACAAGGAAACCTAATATATGCTCAAGCAGATGAAAATGGAGATGCCACTAATATAGAAGCAGAGATGGTGGCTCTACCGGAAGCCCTGAAGTATTGTAAAAATCAAGGACTTAATAATATCATCTTCCAGACAGACTCTCAAACCAGTCAAAAAATTTTAACTGGAGACTGgaaacctccatggaacatAGCAGGTTGGATTGAGGAAGTGGAGGAATACAAAAGAGATATGGATGTCATCTTCAAGCATACCCTAAGAGAAGCAAATAAACTAGCTGATGCTCTAGCAAATTATGCGCTAGATGAAGGACCAATGCACTGCTACTTGTTTAAGGATTTGACCACAAAAATGAGAAGTATCCTAAATAGTGATAAAAGTCAAATTCCTTATTTAAGAATCAAGAAATTCTGA